One stretch of Euwallacea similis isolate ESF13 chromosome 6, ESF131.1, whole genome shotgun sequence DNA includes these proteins:
- the LOC136409616 gene encoding leucine-rich repeat-containing protein 15-like: MKILILLVVAASVVLALPPIKRICVPNCNCVDQLPNILNVASCNGPVTINSTLFHNLEKNYVNVVKFSNVTITKIDKNTFKTLPKLEDVIISQARIGSVDENAFDTVKTVLFIDCAFEDNPKLYSEVIEELHFGNCKLDVIPPLDNLLSLKLLNLSGNYIKEISITTFAEVFDLESLDLSNNEISRVSADIFVNNQMLNSLYLDNNPLKMFFLNTSNNLETLSLKNCFLTTFDSRSTQKLLDLNELNLMNNRITNLKAADLAFMTELQLINLANNNLTTLDDDVFSRNHKLERIILDGNKFENLPNFTLANDIFQMYDFSCQNCHLTMVHRNVFKSMPTLVKLNLSHNRLTYVQDMLTYLRSLLMLDLSHNKIQILTNAFDNNKNLETLNVANNPLLQLNPENFAFNHVLNKLDASNCKINKLWSNNATTLNALKKLYLPSNELVTLSVSDFEIIPKLEIIDLSDNPLKFNDKLCKAINHLESMSVNLVDSRKPYYEPLIDDIDTFINNGWDKLRKDYCPEVSNDIEETEIDDEKIDMNYDSHKSFDGVNDEHEQLEQLPADDDDDDYYNYEDDYKSDEYEDGEKPVTAASESAEENNLARVSYILSITSVFVLTALAVLIVVVVITLCFLRRNNGANMYKANLPRIKIIPRLTAQFEKKHSGSIYRPLSEDLSGPATPKMSRYTFTAPPSVHSNP; the protein is encoded by the coding sequence ATGAAGATCCTGATCCTCCTGGTGGTAGCGGCGTCGGTGGTACTGGCATTGCCTCCGATCAAACGAATCTGTGTGCCAAATTGTAATTGCGTGGACCAGCTCCCAAATATTCTGAATGTAGCAAGCTGCAATGGTCCAGTGACTATCAATTCAACGCTGTTTCACaacttagaaaaaaactaTGTAAACGTTGTTAAATTCTCCAACGTGACGATAaccaaaattgacaaaaacacatttaaaacatTGCCGAAGTTGGAAGACGTGATCATTTCGCAGGCTCGAATTGGATCCGTCGACGAAAATGCATTCGACACCGTGAAGACTGTACTCTTCATCGATTGTGCTTTCGAGGATAATCCGAAGTTGTACTCCGAGGTCATTGAAGAGCTGCATTTTGGAAACTGTAAGTTGGATGTcatccctccgttggataaTCTGCTTTCCCTTAAGCTACTGAACTTGTCCGGAAATTACATTAAAGAGATCAGCATTACTACTTTCGCTGAAGTTTTCGACTTGGAGTCATTGGATCTTTCCAATAACGAAATAAGTAGAGTTTCTGCCGATATCTTTGTAAACAACCAGATGCTAAACAGCCTGTACTTAGACAACAATCCTCTGAAGATGTTCTTTTTGAACACCTCCAACAACCTTGAAACTTTGTCATTGAAAAACTGTTTCCTGACAACTTTCGACTCTCGGTCGACCCAGAAATTGCTTGATCTAAATGAACTTAATCTGATGAATAACAGAATCACAAACTTGAAGGCCGCTGATTTGGCTTTTATGACGGAATTGCAACTTATTAACCTGgcaaacaataatttaaccACATTAGATGATGATGTGTTCAGTCGCAATCACAAACTGGAAAGGATTATTTTAGATGgcaacaaatttgaaaatttgccaaatttcacTTTGGCTAATGACATATTTCAAATGTACGACTTCTCTTGCCAAAATTGCCATCTGACGATGGTACATCGAAATGTCTTCAAATCCATGCCCACACTggtgaaattgaatttgtctCATAACAGGTTGACCTACGTCCAAGATATGTTGACTTACCTTAGAAGTTTATTGATGTTAGATTTATCTCACAATaagattcaaattttgacaaatgcttttgacaataataaaaacttggAAACTCTTAATGTGGCCAATAACCCATTGCTGCAGCTAAACCCTGAGAACTTCGCATTCAACCATGTGTTAAACAAACTAGATGCCAGCAACTgtaaaatcaacaaattatGGAGCAATAACGCCACGACCCTTAACGCACTTAAGAAATTGTACTTACCTTCAAACGAATTAGTTACACTGAGTGTCAGCGACTTTGAAATCATTCCGAAGCTTGAAATCATCGATCTATCTGATAACCCCCTGAAGTTCAATGACAAACTATGCAAAGCAATTAACCATCTGGAATCCATGTCAGTCAATCTTGTGGATAGCAGAAAACCATATTACGAACCATTGATCGATGACATAgatacttttattaataatggtTGGGACAAATTACGTAAAGATTACTGCCCAGAAGTGTCAAATGACATTGAAGAGACCGAAATTGATGACGAAAAAATTGACATGAACTATGATTCGCATAAGTCATTTGACGGTGTTAACGATGAACATGAACAGCTTGAGCAGCTCCCAGccgatgatgatgatgatgactACTACAATTACGAAGACGACTATAAATCTGACGAGTACGAAGATGGGGAGAAGCCAGTCACTGCAGCCTCAGAGTCTGCAGAAGAGAACAACTTGGCAAGGGTGTCTTACATCCTATCTATTACCTCAGTATTCGTTTTAACTGCTCTAGCGGTTTTGATTGTTGTCGTAGTAATCACGCTTTGTTTCTTGAGACGTAACAACGGTGCCAATATGTACAAAGCTAATTTGCcgagaattaaaataattcctcGATTGACCGcgcaatttgaaaagaaacataGTGGATCCATTTATAGACCTCTTTCCGAAGACTTATCTGGTCCGGCCACCCCCAAAATGAGCCGTTATACATTCACCGCCCCGCCTTCAGTTCATTCAAACCcctaa
- the Asap gene encoding arfGAP with SH3 domain, ANK repeat and PH domain-containing protein isoform X1 yields the protein MLTLIGVSEFVDETRDDYNSPITSTFVSRMQQCRNTITALEETLDYDRDGLNKMKKAVKAIHTSGICHVDNESCLVKALEKIGQNAITKEHEETIGNAFMKFAVVTQELSALMKTLMQNLNNIVMFPLDSLLKGDLRGVKGDLKRPFDKAWKDYESKYAKIEKEKKQQAKEVGLIRSEITAAEIADEMEKERRLFQLQMCEYLIKYNEIKTKKGIDLLQSLVEYYHAQTNYFQDGLKTIEHFGNYVADLSVKLQKIKQAQDEEKRKLSDLRNLIKSTPNLDKGETYSQIDKGAAGYSLHQLQGDKHHGVTRTGHLLKKSEGKMRRVWQKRKCRVQAEGYLDICHADESKPPTRVNLLTCQIKMVPDDKRGFDLISYNRTYHFQAEDEVDQRAWMSVLINCKEMALMKAFDDSGKTGRDKVNSFRELQQAIIKYIQKIPGNDACCDCNSQNDATWLSTNFGIIVCIECSGIHRDLGVHISRIQSLTLDNVGTSQLVLARFMTNHMFNDIMEARLPPIEKLDPSSSMEERLNFIRAKYVEKRFAITTCSSEQEKLFDLEEAVNRGDLSLLLQAFSENVDLGACLPSSKIGETALHRAIINESGRTLHIVDFLIQNMSNSTLDKTTNPPSHPEVIGCNTALHLCAMYDKVECMKLLFRSGADANIRNSQNKTPMDIAQEYGNTTCQELLQNAVNRLKNYFDNINIDWNLSHDDGSTDFSDDETIIEDRNGSLTPEKKNRSRPPSYSAPSAHGSIKKRVAPLPPPTTSGQYGTLPSSHTRTPSDPMTAGYHTLNHTHRRSPSSDSSSGRSGIPIGGKLVMPDCKNIDKMALLRRPQNPPPPAPLNRLSNGRSNESISSMASDIDIPGVSHNPVPPPRRRRKCRVDNFTEENDSSLASDSPPQRTSSSPISTVCSPRSVQPGRLSYTSNGFSGLRRCKALYDCAADNEDELSFQEGEIIVVIKEQTDDDNWMEGVVENEPDRTGMFPISFVHMLPD from the exons ATGCTCACTTTAATCGGAGTTTCTGAATTTGTTGACGAAACCAGAGATGACTACAATTCGCCTATTACATCAACTTTCGTTTCGCGAATGCAACAGTGTAGAAATACCATTACAGCATTGGAAGAG ACTCTGGATTATGATAGAGATGGgttgaataaaatgaaaaaggcCGTTAAGGCCATCCACACTTCAGGAATAT GCCATGTTGATAATGAGTCGTGCCTGGTTAAGGCGTTAGAAAAAATAGGCCAAAATGCAATCACAAAAGAGCATGAAGAGACTATAGGAAATGCTTTCATGAAATTCGCTGTAGTAACTCAGGAACTATCTGCTCTTATGAAAACTTTAATGCAAAACCTCAATAACATTGTCATGTTTCCTTTGGATAGTCTCTTGAAAGGGGATTTGCGAGGAGTTAAAGGAGATCTGAAAAGGCCCTTTGATAAGGCTTGGAAGGACTATGAGAGCAAGtatgcaaaaattgaaaaggaaaagaaGCAACAGGCCAAGGAAGTTGGTTTAATACGTTCGGAAATTACTGCCGCAGAAATTGCTGATGAAATGGAAAAGGAGAGGAGGTTATTCCAACTTCAAATGTGTGAG tatctCATTAAATACAATGAAATCAAGACGAAGAAAGGGATCGATCTTCTTCAAAGCCTGGTGGAATATTACCACGCGCAAACCAA CTACTTTCAAGATGGGCTAAAAACTATTGAGCATTTTGGGAATTATGTAGCTGATTTGAGCGTaaagttgcaaaaaattaagcaagCTCAAGATGAAGAAAAGCGCAAACTCTCGGATTTGAGGAACCTCATTAAGTCCACTCCTAATTTGGATAAAGGCGaa ACATACTCCCAGATAGACAAAGGAGCTGCAGGATATTCTTTACATCAGTTGCAAGGAGATAAGCACCATGGAGTGACTAGAACTGGGCACTTACTTAAGAAATCTGAAGGAAAAATGAGAAGAGTGTGGCAAAAAAGGAAGTGTCGAGTTCAGGCTGAAGGCTACCTCGATATTTGCCATGCAGATGAAAGCAAGCCTCCCACAAGAGTGAATCTTCTTACGTGTCAAATTAAAATGGTTCCCGATGATAAAAGAggatttgatttgatttctt ACAACAGAACATATCATTTCCAAGCAGAAGACGAAGTGGATCAAAGAGCCTGGATGTCAGTATTAATAAATTGCAAGGAAATGGCTTTAATGAAAGCTTTTGACGACAGTGGTAAAACCGGAAGGGACAAGGTGAACAGTTTTAGAGAACTGCAACAAGCCATTATCAAATACATACAAAAGATACCTGGAAACGACGCCTGCTGCGACTGTAATTCGCAAAATG ACGCCACTTGGCTTTCAACTAACTTTGGTATAATAGTCTGCATAGAGTGTTCCGGGATTCACAGGGATTTAGGTGTACATATATCTCGAATCCAGTCGTTGACTTTGGATAACGTTGGAACTAGTCAGTTAGTATTAGCTAGATTTATGACCAATCACATGTTTAATGATATTATGGAAGCTCGACTGCCTCCAATCGAAAAGCTGGACCCTTCAAGCTCAAT ggaAGAAAGACTTAACTTTATTAGAGCTAAATATGTAGAGAAACGTTTTGCTATAACAACTTGCTCATCTGAACAAGAGAAACTATTCGACCTTGAAGAGGCAGTCAACAGGGGTGATTTGTCATTATTACTTCAAgcattttctgaaaatgtagATTTAGGAGCGTGTTTGCCCTCATCT AAAATCGGTGAAACAGCCCTGCATAGAGCCATAATTAACGAGTCAGGGCGAACTCTGCATATCGTAGATTTCCTCATTCAAAACATGTCCAATTCAACTCTCGATAAAACCACAAACCCACCCTCTCACCCTGAAGTAATAGGGTGTAACACAGCGTTGCATTTATGCGCTATGTACGACAAAGTAGAGTGTATGAAACTCCTTTTCCGAAGCGGCGCTGACGCCAACATTCGCAATTCCCAAAACAAGACTCCGATGGATATTGCTCAAGAATATGGAAACACTACATGTCAAGAATTG CTGCAAAACGCTGTGAATAGGCTGaagaattattttgataacaTTAATATAGACTGGAATTTGTCTCATGATGACGGGTCCACTGATTTCTCAGATGATGAAACCATTATTGAAGATAGA aatGGCTCTCTAActcctgagaagaaaaataGGTCTAGACCTCCCAGTTATTCAG CACCCAGTGCCCATGGGAGTATTAAAAAGAGAGTAGCACCTCTTCCTCCACCTACCACTTCAGGTCAATATGGCACCCTACCAAGCAGTCATACCAGGACTCCTTCTGATCCAATGACTGCGGGATATCATACATTGAATCATACACATCGACGGTCACCTAGCAGTGATTCCAGTTCTGGAAGATCTGGAATTCCCATTG GGGGAAAATTAGTCATGCCAGATTGTAAAAACATTGACAAAATGGCGTTGTTACGAAGACCTCAAAACCCACCTCCTCCCGCTCCCTTAAATCGACTTTCCAATGGGAGGTCAAATGAAAGTATTTCTTCTATGGCGTCTGACATTGACATTCCAGGAGTAAGCCATAACCCTGTACCACCGCCACGTAGG AGACGGAAATGCCGTGTGGATAATTTTACTGAAGAGAATGATTCTAGCCTG gCTTCAGATTCGCCCCCTCAAAGAACATCCTCTAGTCCAATATCTACAGTATGTTCTCCACGTTCTGTACAGCCTGGTCGATTATCATATACAAGTAACGGCTTTTCGGGGTTAAGAAGATGCAAGGCTTTGTATGATTGCGCAGCAGATAATGAGGATGAACTCTCGTTCCAAGAGGGTGAAATTATAGTCGTGATTAAGGAGCAAACTGACGACGATAACTGGATGGAGGGTGTAGTGGAAAATGAACCGGATAGGACTGGAATGTTTCCTATAAGTTTCGTGCACATGCTACCAGATTAA
- the Asap gene encoding arfGAP with SH3 domain, ANK repeat and PH domain-containing protein isoform X2 translates to MLTLIGVSEFVDETRDDYNSPITSTFVSRMQQCRNTITALEETLDYDRDGLNKMKKAVKAIHTSGICHVDNESCLVKALEKIGQNAITKEHEETIGNAFMKFAVVTQELSALMKTLMQNLNNIVMFPLDSLLKGDLRGVKGDLKRPFDKAWKDYESKYAKIEKEKKQQAKEVGLIRSEITAAEIADEMEKERRLFQLQMCEYLIKYNEIKTKKGIDLLQSLVEYYHAQTNYFQDGLKTIEHFGNYVADLSVKLQKIKQAQDEEKRKLSDLRNLIKSTPNLDKGEIDKGAAGYSLHQLQGDKHHGVTRTGHLLKKSEGKMRRVWQKRKCRVQAEGYLDICHADESKPPTRVNLLTCQIKMVPDDKRGFDLISYNRTYHFQAEDEVDQRAWMSVLINCKEMALMKAFDDSGKTGRDKVNSFRELQQAIIKYIQKIPGNDACCDCNSQNDATWLSTNFGIIVCIECSGIHRDLGVHISRIQSLTLDNVGTSQLVLARFMTNHMFNDIMEARLPPIEKLDPSSSMEERLNFIRAKYVEKRFAITTCSSEQEKLFDLEEAVNRGDLSLLLQAFSENVDLGACLPSSKIGETALHRAIINESGRTLHIVDFLIQNMSNSTLDKTTNPPSHPEVIGCNTALHLCAMYDKVECMKLLFRSGADANIRNSQNKTPMDIAQEYGNTTCQELLQNAVNRLKNYFDNINIDWNLSHDDGSTDFSDDETIIEDRNGSLTPEKKNRSRPPSYSAPSAHGSIKKRVAPLPPPTTSGQYGTLPSSHTRTPSDPMTAGYHTLNHTHRRSPSSDSSSGRSGIPIGGKLVMPDCKNIDKMALLRRPQNPPPPAPLNRLSNGRSNESISSMASDIDIPGVSHNPVPPPRRRRKCRVDNFTEENDSSLASDSPPQRTSSSPISTVCSPRSVQPGRLSYTSNGFSGLRRCKALYDCAADNEDELSFQEGEIIVVIKEQTDDDNWMEGVVENEPDRTGMFPISFVHMLPD, encoded by the exons ATGCTCACTTTAATCGGAGTTTCTGAATTTGTTGACGAAACCAGAGATGACTACAATTCGCCTATTACATCAACTTTCGTTTCGCGAATGCAACAGTGTAGAAATACCATTACAGCATTGGAAGAG ACTCTGGATTATGATAGAGATGGgttgaataaaatgaaaaaggcCGTTAAGGCCATCCACACTTCAGGAATAT GCCATGTTGATAATGAGTCGTGCCTGGTTAAGGCGTTAGAAAAAATAGGCCAAAATGCAATCACAAAAGAGCATGAAGAGACTATAGGAAATGCTTTCATGAAATTCGCTGTAGTAACTCAGGAACTATCTGCTCTTATGAAAACTTTAATGCAAAACCTCAATAACATTGTCATGTTTCCTTTGGATAGTCTCTTGAAAGGGGATTTGCGAGGAGTTAAAGGAGATCTGAAAAGGCCCTTTGATAAGGCTTGGAAGGACTATGAGAGCAAGtatgcaaaaattgaaaaggaaaagaaGCAACAGGCCAAGGAAGTTGGTTTAATACGTTCGGAAATTACTGCCGCAGAAATTGCTGATGAAATGGAAAAGGAGAGGAGGTTATTCCAACTTCAAATGTGTGAG tatctCATTAAATACAATGAAATCAAGACGAAGAAAGGGATCGATCTTCTTCAAAGCCTGGTGGAATATTACCACGCGCAAACCAA CTACTTTCAAGATGGGCTAAAAACTATTGAGCATTTTGGGAATTATGTAGCTGATTTGAGCGTaaagttgcaaaaaattaagcaagCTCAAGATGAAGAAAAGCGCAAACTCTCGGATTTGAGGAACCTCATTAAGTCCACTCCTAATTTGGATAAAGGCGaa ATAGACAAAGGAGCTGCAGGATATTCTTTACATCAGTTGCAAGGAGATAAGCACCATGGAGTGACTAGAACTGGGCACTTACTTAAGAAATCTGAAGGAAAAATGAGAAGAGTGTGGCAAAAAAGGAAGTGTCGAGTTCAGGCTGAAGGCTACCTCGATATTTGCCATGCAGATGAAAGCAAGCCTCCCACAAGAGTGAATCTTCTTACGTGTCAAATTAAAATGGTTCCCGATGATAAAAGAggatttgatttgatttctt ACAACAGAACATATCATTTCCAAGCAGAAGACGAAGTGGATCAAAGAGCCTGGATGTCAGTATTAATAAATTGCAAGGAAATGGCTTTAATGAAAGCTTTTGACGACAGTGGTAAAACCGGAAGGGACAAGGTGAACAGTTTTAGAGAACTGCAACAAGCCATTATCAAATACATACAAAAGATACCTGGAAACGACGCCTGCTGCGACTGTAATTCGCAAAATG ACGCCACTTGGCTTTCAACTAACTTTGGTATAATAGTCTGCATAGAGTGTTCCGGGATTCACAGGGATTTAGGTGTACATATATCTCGAATCCAGTCGTTGACTTTGGATAACGTTGGAACTAGTCAGTTAGTATTAGCTAGATTTATGACCAATCACATGTTTAATGATATTATGGAAGCTCGACTGCCTCCAATCGAAAAGCTGGACCCTTCAAGCTCAAT ggaAGAAAGACTTAACTTTATTAGAGCTAAATATGTAGAGAAACGTTTTGCTATAACAACTTGCTCATCTGAACAAGAGAAACTATTCGACCTTGAAGAGGCAGTCAACAGGGGTGATTTGTCATTATTACTTCAAgcattttctgaaaatgtagATTTAGGAGCGTGTTTGCCCTCATCT AAAATCGGTGAAACAGCCCTGCATAGAGCCATAATTAACGAGTCAGGGCGAACTCTGCATATCGTAGATTTCCTCATTCAAAACATGTCCAATTCAACTCTCGATAAAACCACAAACCCACCCTCTCACCCTGAAGTAATAGGGTGTAACACAGCGTTGCATTTATGCGCTATGTACGACAAAGTAGAGTGTATGAAACTCCTTTTCCGAAGCGGCGCTGACGCCAACATTCGCAATTCCCAAAACAAGACTCCGATGGATATTGCTCAAGAATATGGAAACACTACATGTCAAGAATTG CTGCAAAACGCTGTGAATAGGCTGaagaattattttgataacaTTAATATAGACTGGAATTTGTCTCATGATGACGGGTCCACTGATTTCTCAGATGATGAAACCATTATTGAAGATAGA aatGGCTCTCTAActcctgagaagaaaaataGGTCTAGACCTCCCAGTTATTCAG CACCCAGTGCCCATGGGAGTATTAAAAAGAGAGTAGCACCTCTTCCTCCACCTACCACTTCAGGTCAATATGGCACCCTACCAAGCAGTCATACCAGGACTCCTTCTGATCCAATGACTGCGGGATATCATACATTGAATCATACACATCGACGGTCACCTAGCAGTGATTCCAGTTCTGGAAGATCTGGAATTCCCATTG GGGGAAAATTAGTCATGCCAGATTGTAAAAACATTGACAAAATGGCGTTGTTACGAAGACCTCAAAACCCACCTCCTCCCGCTCCCTTAAATCGACTTTCCAATGGGAGGTCAAATGAAAGTATTTCTTCTATGGCGTCTGACATTGACATTCCAGGAGTAAGCCATAACCCTGTACCACCGCCACGTAGG AGACGGAAATGCCGTGTGGATAATTTTACTGAAGAGAATGATTCTAGCCTG gCTTCAGATTCGCCCCCTCAAAGAACATCCTCTAGTCCAATATCTACAGTATGTTCTCCACGTTCTGTACAGCCTGGTCGATTATCATATACAAGTAACGGCTTTTCGGGGTTAAGAAGATGCAAGGCTTTGTATGATTGCGCAGCAGATAATGAGGATGAACTCTCGTTCCAAGAGGGTGAAATTATAGTCGTGATTAAGGAGCAAACTGACGACGATAACTGGATGGAGGGTGTAGTGGAAAATGAACCGGATAGGACTGGAATGTTTCCTATAAGTTTCGTGCACATGCTACCAGATTAA